In Marinobacter salinisoli, the DNA window TACCAGATCATGGGTGAACTCGATGGACCCGGTCTCAAGCGATTCAATGACTCCGTGTCTTTCCAGCTCCTCAATAGCCTCCAAAGCAGATGTCAGGTCCATGCCAGAGGCCGAGATGACCGTGTCAGCCGGGATGCTGCGCCCGAATATTGAGGCCCAAGAGGCTATGTTAGCGGCGGGCTGGGACATCCGCTCGATACGAGTTGCCAGCGTTTCCCGTAACGTGGCTTCGGCAGGACCGCGCCGGTCCGCTCGGGCAAGCTCGATCAGATAAAACGGATTGCCCTGTGCCTTGGCAACAATGTCGGGCACCTTGTCTGCCGGGGCCAGTTGCTGTGCCAGTGCGCTGGCTTCGATTCCTGTCAGCCCGGTGAGGGTTATTCTATGCAGGTTATTGCCGAGCCCTGATATCAGGGTTTGAACGGCGTCATTATCGTCGACTTCTCCGGCCCGAGCGGCGAGACAGACATGTATCCGGCCATCGTCGAAGTGCCGAATCAGATAGCTCAGCAAGGCGCAGGAGGACGGTTCTATCCATTGCACGTCATCCAGGGCTATCAAGACCGGGCCTTCTTGTGCGAGTTCGGTCATCAGCTGTCGGAAACTGTCAAACACCCACTGTTCCGTCAGAGCTTCTGGCTTGTCCTTGCCGGAAAGGAGTCTGTCACGCAGCGTGTCCTGCGCTTTCGTTGCGGACGCCCCAGGGGGGAGGTTTCGGAGGGCATCAATCCAGACACCAAACGGGCGTGAACGCTCGACCTCAATGGCGCACGCCGAGAGGTGGCGGAGTCCGTAGCCTTTTGCAATTTCTGAAAGCAGGGCGGATTTGCCGATCCCGGGCGTTCCCACGATCAGGGCCAGGGCAGGACCGTGACCGGAAAAGGCACTCCGGATGAGCCGAATTTGGGTCGCTCGGCCAATGAATTTCTTTGGCGCCGGAAGCGGTTCGCTTGAGAGCTTGCTCGACTCCTGTCGCTCACCTTCCGGTATTCGCTGTTTCGTCGTCGTTAGCAGTGCCTGGCCGGCCATATCAAGCGCCGGTGAGGGCTCGACCCCCAGCTCAAGCTGAAATATCTTCCGGCATTGGGCGACCTGCGCGGCAGCTTCTTCCTGCCGCCCGAGCGACAGCAGCAATTCTACGACCCGAATGTGGGCGGATTCGTCAAACGGATTCCTCCCGACAAGCCTGTGCGCGTATTCCAGCGCCGCTCCCGGATGAGTGCGGTTGCGGTCGACCAGTGTTTCCAGAATGTGGGTGTGAACCCTGCCATATTTGGACCGCTCCGACTGGCACCATTCGTAGAAGCCATAGCAGTCCGACAGCTCCAGGTCGTTCAGAAACTCGCCCCGAAATAGTGCCTCGAGGCTAGTGAGCTCTTCGGTCGTATGGCTTTTGATGTCTCCGGAGGCCGCGTCGATCATGGCAACGTCTACCGAGATTCCGTTGGTGTTCAGTTCCACCGTGTTCCTGTTCGCGACAATGATTGTCGGTCCGAGGGTGGTGCGTAATTTGCTGAGCGACCAGCGCAATGCCCCGCGAGGGTCCTC includes these proteins:
- a CDS encoding ATP-binding protein — translated: MSFNGRKIDLPASKKTRGLLGYLLARPVPRTRSELCDLLWEDAEDPRGALRWSLSKLRTTLGPTIIVANRNTVELNTNGISVDVAMIDAASGDIKSHTTEELTSLEALFRGEFLNDLELSDCYGFYEWCQSERSKYGRVHTHILETLVDRNRTHPGAALEYAHRLVGRNPFDESAHIRVVELLLSLGRQEEAAAQVAQCRKIFQLELGVEPSPALDMAGQALLTTTKQRIPEGERQESSKLSSEPLPAPKKFIGRATQIRLIRSAFSGHGPALALIVGTPGIGKSALLSEIAKGYGLRHLSACAIEVERSRPFGVWIDALRNLPPGASATKAQDTLRDRLLSGKDKPEALTEQWVFDSFRQLMTELAQEGPVLIALDDVQWIEPSSCALLSYLIRHFDDGRIHVCLAARAGEVDDNDAVQTLISGLGNNLHRITLTGLTGIEASALAQQLAPADKVPDIVAKAQGNPFYLIELARADRRGPAEATLRETLATRIERMSQPAANIASWASIFGRSIPADTVISASGMDLTSALEAIEELERHGVIESLETGSIEFTHDLVKNAVYERISNARRRLMHSRVAELLAWEMAEDPSQAARVLHQSTLSNQHLLAARAAVIAGQNALRSFANSEASDLARKGLFHAEKLGIGSDRISLAMSLLGIQVLATSGIARSTPSRLTTEIRSLISRASQQAMAEEVAQGEYLLSVLFQEMGDPEAAGLATTRAADAARQIEAQKKIRQLANSARCLLELGKDIAKAADLSRDADLLARQEGVADVEVAWSCGLLAYWQGNLDVAATNIECALDLARDVEDHWRESKCLTWAAKIALEQNRLDAAIGHATELGSLAAKIGEGSMAPLSCAFIAIAKQNAKGLSDAIEALKGADDKSHLAYILNFAADRLQKRGDASRAIDFARMAYRFADDVGNNNEKVFAQSLIALSESEIDSPATLEELEEWSSSPELTARVQRMAGAARKHRRQRRHDGGQSPNA